The Pseudomonas moraviensis genome contains the following window.
CGCCTACATGCGCCGGCAGACCAACACCGTCAACTACTCGCTGGAATTGCCGTTGGCGCAGGGCATTACCTTTGACTGATGGAGATTGATGCGATGGCCCTGTGGGAGCGAGCCTGCTCGCGAATGCGTCAGGTCAGTCGACATTGATGTTGGCTGATTTACCGCTTTCGCGAGCAGGCTCGCTCCCACAGGATCTGCAGTGTGTTTGTTGGGTTTCTGTTGGAGTCTGGCAATGCCGTTACGCGAAGAATGTCTGTGGGAAAAGCTCACGCCACTACGTCCGGATCATTCGGCGCTCAGGGGTGAGGTCAAGGTCGATGTCTGCGTGATCGGCGCCGGATTCACCGGGTTGTCGGCGGCGCTGCATCTGTTGGAAAAGGGCAAAAGCGCCTGCGTGCTGGAGGCTCATCGCGCAGGGCACGGCGGCTCCGGGCGCAACGTCGGGCTGGTCAATGCCGGCATGTGGATTCCCCCGGACGAGATCGAGGCCGGTTTCGGCGAGGCGGTCGGCAGCCAGCTCAACCGCATGCTCGGGGCGGCGCCGGCGCTGGTGTTCAGCCTTGTGGATAAATACCACATCGATTGCCAGTTGCGTCGCGAAGGCACTTTGCACATGGCGCATAACGCCAAGGGCGAGGCGGACCTGCGCAGTCGCGAGCAGCAATGGAAACGCCGTGGCGCGCCGGTCGAGTTGCTGACCGGCAAAGCCTGCGAGCAAGCCACCGGTACGCAGAAAATCGCCGCTGCGCTGCTTGATCGTCGCGCCGGCACGCTTAATCCGATGGCCTATGTCACCGGGTTGGCCAACGCGGTGCTGGGGCTCGGCGGGCAGATGTTCGATCATTCACCAGTGACTCGCCTCGAACGCATCGGGCAGAAATGGTCAGTGCAGACCGCCCAGGGTGCGGTGCTCGCCGAGCAAGTGGTCATAGCCTCCAATGCCTACACCGAAGGCGACTGGACCGAGCTCAAACGCAATTTCTTTCCCGGTTATTACTATCAGGTCGCCTCGGTGCCGCTCACCGAAGACGCCGCGCAGGCGATTCTTCCGGGCGGGCAGGGCTCGTGGGACACCCGCCAGGTGCTGAGCAGTATTCGCCGCGACAAGGACGGACGTCTGCTGCTCGGCAGCCTCGGTAATGGCAATCAGAAACCGACATGGTTTCTCAAAGCCTGGGCTGATCGGGTCCAGCAGCATTACTTCCCCAATCTGAAGCCGGTCGAGTGGGAATGCACCTGGACCGGGCGCATTGCTTTTACGCCTGATCACCTGATGCGCCTGTTCGAGCCGGCGCCGGGACTGGTGGCCGTCACCGGTTATAACGGTCGCGGCGTGACCACCGGCACCGTAGTCGGCAAAGCCTTCGCCGATTACCTGTGCCACGGCGATGCACAGGCACTGCCGATTCCCTTCGCACCGATGCAGCCCTTGGCGGGTGCGGGCTTGCGCAGTTGCCTGTACGAGGCCGGGTTTTCCCTGTATCACGCGGGCCAGTGCCTGCGCATCGTTATTTGAGTGTTGAAATTTGTTGCCGGACGCAGCGCTTTTGCAGCCAGCGACTAGCCTGTAATGGTGCGGGTTGTAGCAGTTGCGCACCAGCAGTGTGCAGTTCGGTGACGCGGGCTGTTACAGGCGGGTTGCACGTCGTTTGCCGCTGCGGTTGCAATGATGGCGCGCGCGGGTTGCGCTTGAAAAAACAAACGGTTTCACCTTCCGCGGTTTAGACGGTTGCACGCCCAATGAAAATGGGAACGAAACAGTCGAAATAACAACAACGCAGCGACTTTTTGAAGAATAAAAAACCGATGGCACGGGCCTTGCTCTGCGCTTTGAGTGAAGTGAAGTCGCAGTGCCAACTAAAAAAAACCTTGGAGCACCACCTCATGTCCCAGACGTTTTACAAGAAAGGCTTTCTGGCCCTCGCAGTGGCTACTGCGCTGGGTGTTTCTGCGTTTGCTCAAGCTGATATCAAGATCGGTGTAGCGGGTCCGATGACCGGTGCCAACGCGGCATTCGGCGAGCAGTACATGAAGGGTGCACAGGCGGCGGCCGATGCGGTCAACGCGGCGGGCGGCGTCAACGGCGAGAAAATCGTCCTGGTCAAAGGCGATGATGCCTGCGAACCGAAGCAGGCGGTGACGGTCGCCAAGGACCTCACCAACCAGAAAGTCGCCGGCGTGGTCGGTCACTTCTGCTCTTCGTCGACCATTCCAGCGTCGGAGATCTACGACGAAGCCGGGATCATTGCGATCACTCCGGGCTCGACCAACCCGCAGGTGACCGAGCGTGGCCTGAGCGCCATGTTCCGTATGTGCGGACGTGATGACCAGCAAGGCATCGTTGCCGGCGACTACATCGTCGACATCCTCAAGGGCAAGAAAGTCGTTGTCCTGCACGACAAGGACACCTACGGCCAAGGCCTGGCGGACGCCACCAAGGCGCAACTGGAAAAACGCGGCGTCAAGCCTGTGCTGTACG
Protein-coding sequences here:
- a CDS encoding NAD(P)/FAD-dependent oxidoreductase produces the protein MPLREECLWEKLTPLRPDHSALRGEVKVDVCVIGAGFTGLSAALHLLEKGKSACVLEAHRAGHGGSGRNVGLVNAGMWIPPDEIEAGFGEAVGSQLNRMLGAAPALVFSLVDKYHIDCQLRREGTLHMAHNAKGEADLRSREQQWKRRGAPVELLTGKACEQATGTQKIAAALLDRRAGTLNPMAYVTGLANAVLGLGGQMFDHSPVTRLERIGQKWSVQTAQGAVLAEQVVIASNAYTEGDWTELKRNFFPGYYYQVASVPLTEDAAQAILPGGQGSWDTRQVLSSIRRDKDGRLLLGSLGNGNQKPTWFLKAWADRVQQHYFPNLKPVEWECTWTGRIAFTPDHLMRLFEPAPGLVAVTGYNGRGVTTGTVVGKAFADYLCHGDAQALPIPFAPMQPLAGAGLRSCLYEAGFSLYHAGQCLRIVI
- a CDS encoding ABC transporter substrate-binding protein; its protein translation is MSQTFYKKGFLALAVATALGVSAFAQADIKIGVAGPMTGANAAFGEQYMKGAQAAADAVNAAGGVNGEKIVLVKGDDACEPKQAVTVAKDLTNQKVAGVVGHFCSSSTIPASEIYDEAGIIAITPGSTNPQVTERGLSAMFRMCGRDDQQGIVAGDYIVDILKGKKVVVLHDKDTYGQGLADATKAQLEKRGVKPVLYEGLTRGEKDFSTIVTKIRGAGADVVYFGGLHPEAGPLVRQLREQGLKDVKFMSDDGIVTDELVTTAGGPQFTDGVLMTFGADPRLLPESKTVVDAFRKAGTEPEGYTLYAYASVQTLAAAFNGAKKNDGEAAAKWLKANPVKTVMGEKTWDSKGDLKVSDYVVYQWDKDGKYHQLEKQK